Proteins from a genomic interval of Cupriavidus sp. WKF15:
- a CDS encoding acyl-CoA dehydrogenase family protein — MFADQDQDQLYPEIREAVRGLCAGFDSAYWQRIEEQNGFPEEFVQALTQAGWLSALIPEAYGGSGLSLTAASVIMEEINRNGGNSGACHGQMYVMGCLLRHGSDEQKKRWLPGIASGELRMQSMAVTEPTTGTDTTKLKTTAVRKGDKYVVNGSKVWISRVQHSDLMLLLARTTPLDQVKRKSEGLSVFVVDLREAIGKGLTVRPIRNMVNHETNELFFDNLEVPAENLIGEEGKGLKYILDGMNAERILIAAECIGDGYWFVERASNYARERIVFDRPIGQNQGIQFPIARSYVNVEAASLMRYKAAALFDAGKPCGKEANISKLLAADASWEAANVCLQTHGGFGFAAEYDIERKFRETRLYQVAPISTNLILSYVAEHVLELPRSF, encoded by the coding sequence ATGTTTGCAGATCAGGATCAAGACCAGCTTTACCCGGAAATCCGCGAAGCCGTACGCGGCCTTTGCGCGGGTTTCGATTCGGCCTACTGGCAGCGCATAGAGGAACAGAACGGCTTCCCCGAGGAATTCGTGCAGGCACTGACCCAGGCGGGCTGGCTGTCGGCCCTGATTCCCGAGGCCTACGGCGGTTCGGGCCTGTCGCTGACGGCGGCCTCGGTCATCATGGAAGAAATCAACCGCAACGGCGGCAATTCCGGCGCCTGCCACGGACAGATGTACGTGATGGGCTGCCTGCTGCGCCATGGTTCGGACGAGCAGAAGAAGCGCTGGCTGCCGGGCATCGCCTCGGGCGAGCTGCGCATGCAGTCGATGGCCGTGACCGAGCCGACCACCGGCACCGACACCACCAAGCTCAAGACCACCGCCGTGCGCAAGGGCGACAAGTATGTCGTCAACGGCTCGAAGGTGTGGATCTCGCGCGTGCAGCACTCGGATCTGATGCTGCTGCTGGCGCGCACCACGCCGCTGGACCAGGTCAAGCGCAAGTCCGAAGGCCTGTCCGTATTCGTCGTGGACCTGCGCGAAGCCATTGGCAAGGGCCTGACGGTCCGTCCGATCCGCAACATGGTCAACCACGAGACCAACGAGCTGTTCTTCGACAACCTGGAAGTGCCGGCCGAAAACCTGATCGGCGAAGAGGGCAAGGGCCTGAAGTACATCCTCGACGGCATGAACGCCGAGCGTATCCTGATCGCCGCCGAGTGCATCGGCGATGGCTACTGGTTCGTCGAGCGCGCCAGCAATTACGCGCGCGAGCGCATCGTGTTCGACCGCCCGATCGGCCAGAACCAGGGTATCCAGTTCCCGATCGCGCGTTCCTACGTCAACGTCGAAGCCGCCAGCCTGATGCGCTACAAGGCCGCCGCGCTGTTCGACGCCGGCAAGCCGTGCGGCAAGGAAGCGAATATTTCCAAGCTGCTGGCCGCGGACGCGTCGTGGGAAGCCGCCAACGTCTGCCTGCAGACGCACGGCGGCTTCGGCTTCGCGGCGGAATACGACATCGAGCGCAAGTTCCGCGAAACGCGCCTGTACCAGGTCGCGCCGATCTCCACCAACCTGATCCTGTCCTACGTGGCCGAGCACGTGCTCGAACTGCCGCGTTCGTTCTGA
- a CDS encoding DUF2628 domain-containing protein, with protein MKAIISDEAALAVFVGPRFAYYRNKWQLAALRNGMAWNWAAFFFGPFWMAYRRMYWQVGVYAIILCAEPVLHALFQIRMPILFSRPLLYAMELLLGFYGNQLYRWHAESTIQRLREYHWSPELVNDSLARCGQTSWPGVAAMALLIAVMVLSLRPLAGLVA; from the coding sequence ATGAAAGCAATCATCAGCGACGAAGCGGCGCTCGCCGTGTTCGTGGGGCCGCGGTTCGCGTACTACCGCAACAAGTGGCAGCTCGCCGCGTTGCGCAACGGCATGGCATGGAACTGGGCTGCCTTCTTCTTCGGGCCTTTCTGGATGGCCTACCGCCGCATGTATTGGCAGGTCGGCGTCTACGCCATCATCCTCTGCGCCGAACCGGTGCTGCATGCCCTGTTCCAGATCCGCATGCCGATCCTGTTCTCCAGGCCGCTGCTGTATGCCATGGAGCTGCTGCTCGGCTTCTATGGCAACCAGCTTTACCGGTGGCACGCGGAATCGACCATTCAACGGCTGCGCGAATACCACTGGTCGCCGGAGCTGGTCAACGACTCCCTGGCGCGTTGTGGCCAGACCAGCTGGCCGGGCGTGGCAGCCATGGCGTTGCTGATCGCGGTCATGGTCTTGTCGCTGCGGCCGCTCGCCGGGCTGGTGGCATAG
- a CDS encoding CaiB/BaiF CoA-transferase family protein: MTASTSNGIRPLDGIRVVSLEHAVAAPFATRQLADLGARVIKIERPGVGDFARGYDQSVHGQASYFVWLNRGKESLTLDLKDEEAQTILHRLLADADVLVQNLAPGAAARMGLDFDTLHGKYEKLIVCDISGYGDSGPYRDKKAYDLLIQAAAGLVGLTGGPNEPSRAGVSIADISAGMYAYSGILSALLQRGRTGKGLRVQVTMFEAMAEWMNQVLYFGHYGGKPPARVGASHPTIAPYGIHRTANGSVIFSVQNEREFANFCEIVLGNRALAQDERFSSNTARVRNRPELTALIEERFASLTVAQAEALLDEAQIANAPMNDIEGVWNHPQLQARQRWREVATPAGPIDALLPPANLSGVEPVMGDVPALGAHSRQILSELGYGEGDIEALVSRKTV; the protein is encoded by the coding sequence ATGACTGCATCTACGTCCAACGGTATCCGCCCGCTCGACGGCATCCGCGTGGTCTCGCTGGAACACGCGGTGGCCGCGCCCTTCGCCACCCGCCAGCTCGCCGACCTCGGCGCCCGCGTCATCAAGATCGAACGTCCGGGCGTGGGCGACTTCGCGCGCGGCTATGACCAGTCCGTGCACGGCCAGGCCTCGTACTTCGTCTGGCTCAACCGGGGCAAGGAAAGCCTGACCCTGGACCTGAAGGATGAAGAGGCACAGACCATCCTGCACCGCTTGCTCGCCGATGCCGACGTACTGGTGCAGAACCTCGCCCCTGGCGCCGCGGCCCGCATGGGCCTGGATTTCGACACCCTGCATGGCAAGTACGAGAAGCTGATCGTCTGCGATATCTCGGGCTATGGCGACTCCGGCCCCTATCGCGACAAAAAGGCCTACGACCTGCTGATCCAGGCCGCCGCCGGCCTGGTGGGCCTCACCGGCGGCCCGAACGAGCCGTCGCGCGCCGGCGTCTCGATCGCCGATATCTCGGCCGGCATGTACGCCTACAGCGGCATCCTCTCGGCGCTGTTGCAGCGCGGACGTACCGGCAAGGGCCTGCGCGTGCAGGTGACCATGTTCGAGGCGATGGCCGAGTGGATGAACCAGGTACTCTACTTCGGCCACTACGGCGGCAAGCCACCGGCGCGCGTTGGCGCCTCGCACCCGACCATCGCGCCCTATGGCATTCATCGCACCGCCAATGGCAGCGTGATCTTCAGCGTGCAGAATGAGCGCGAATTCGCCAACTTCTGCGAGATCGTGCTCGGCAATCGCGCGCTGGCGCAGGACGAGCGCTTCTCCAGCAACACCGCGCGCGTGCGCAACCGGCCCGAACTCACCGCGCTGATCGAGGAACGCTTCGCGTCGCTGACGGTGGCGCAGGCCGAAGCGCTGCTGGATGAGGCGCAGATCGCCAATGCCCCGATGAACGATATCGAAGGCGTGTGGAACCATCCGCAGCTGCAGGCGCGCCAGCGCTGGCGCGAAGTCGCCACGCCGGCCGGCCCGATCGACGCGCTGCTGCCGCCCGCCAACCTGTCCGGCGTCGAGCCTGTGATGGGCGACGTGCCGGCGCTTGGCGCGCACAGCCGCCAGATCCTGTCGGAACTGGGCTATGGCGAAGGCGATATCGAAGCACTGGTGAGCAGGAAGACTGTCTGA